In the genome of Dermacentor silvarum isolate Dsil-2018 chromosome 1, BIME_Dsil_1.4, whole genome shotgun sequence, one region contains:
- the LOC119437666 gene encoding kinesin-like protein KIF18B, giving the protein MAVRMRLLSDRDSEATSIVLVVITPAPMVRPTPATSRHPTTDESTMVSPNRKRRSNEAAQSSATKCRQSRKDPPSPGVWVNVAARVRLLSVSDFQTASIFSVQDYRCHVFDPKAEAESFHFRDGANAKPNEDQMLMFDQFLDETKDNVYVCENTTRGIVTMLLEDCNCSLFACISTGADKAFALLGSEECHGMVSRMASELYQRAPKLHSEGQTCDVAVAYLEIYNKVVRDLLCLDRAKSIALLNLTKHKAKATGALLELLLKEKNRTQHTTHANSESSWSHAISQSYVTVTENATSLSKQTRVSMYSVDLASTERAAAASRDTEDQIREGTKLNLSLLALGNCIDARPKNGTQQVPYQDSKLTHILKDSLGGSGDVLVIGTATAVVLSYEETCGTLGYVLSGP; this is encoded by the coding sequence ATGGCAGTGCGCATGCGCCTACTGAGCGATCGTGACTCCGAGGCCACCAGCATCGTCCTCGTGGTCATCACGCCCGCGCCCATGGTAAGGCCGACTCCCGCAACGTCGAGGCACCCTACCACGGATGAATCTACAATGGTGTCGCCAAACCGCAAGAGACGTTCTAACGAGGCCGCGCAGTCGTCAGCCACGAAATGTCGCCAATCGAGGAAAGACCCGCCGTCGCCCGGCGTTTGGGTGAACGTGGCAGCGCGTGTGCGCCTACTGAGCGTCAGTGACTTTCAGACCGCAAGCATCTTCAGCGTGCAGGACTACAGGTGCCATGTGTTCGACCCCAAGGCCGAGGCGGAGTCTTTCCATTTTCGGGACGGGGCTAACGCCAAGCCAAATGAAGACCAAATGCTCATGTTTGATCAGTTCTTGGATGAAACAAAGGACAATGTTTATGTGTGTGAGAACACCACCAGGGGCATCGTGACGATGCTCCTTGAGGATTGCAATTGCTCTTTGTTCGCGTGCATTTCGACTGGCGCCGACAAAGCTTTCGCATTGCTGGGCTCCGAGGAATGCCACGGAATGGTATCCCGCATGGCCAGCGAGCTGTACCAGCGCGCGCCCAAGCTGCACTCAGAAGGCCAGACATGCGACGTAGCAGTCGCCTATCTAGAAATCTACAACAAGGTTGTTCGAGACCTGCTGTGCCTCGACCGGGCCAAGAGCATTGCCCTATTGAACCTCACCAAACATAAGGCGAAGGCGACCGGCGCCCTCCTCGAGCTGCTCTTGAAAGAAAAGAACCGGACGCAGCATACCACCCACGCTAATTCTGAGTCTTCATGGTCGCATGCCATCTCCCAGAGCTACGTCACAGTGACGGAGAATGCGACAAGCCTGAGCAAGCAAACTCGTGTGTCGATGTACTCTGTTGACCTTGCCAGCACGGAGCGCGCAGCTGCGGCCAGTAGGGACACAGAGGATCAGATCCGCGAGGGTACCAAGCTCAACCTGTCGCTGCTGGCCCTCGGCAACTGCATCGACGCCCGCCCGAAGAACGGGACGCAGCAAGTGCCGTACCAGGACTCCAAGCTGACCCACATCCTCAAGGACTCGCTGGGTGGCTCGGGCGACGTCCTTGTGATTGGGACAGCGACGGCGGTGGTGCTCAGCTATGAAGAAACGTGCGGCACCCTGGGATATGTGCTGAGCGGGCCATGA